A segment of the Dioscorea cayenensis subsp. rotundata cultivar TDr96_F1 unplaced genomic scaffold, TDr96_F1_v2_PseudoChromosome.rev07_lg8_w22 25.fasta BLBR01000527.1, whole genome shotgun sequence genome:
CTATGATCTTCAGCATAGTTTTGCAATCAAGATCTTGTTTTGTCATGTCAAAGATCCAACCATCTAATGAACCATTACTCATGTATTCTCATGTATTCAAAGACTAAAATCCTGTGTAATTTTTCAGCACAGAAGCCAATCAGTCTAACCAAATTAATGAGATGGATGCTGCCAATAGTTCTCACTTCAGTCAAGAAATCATCAATTCCTTGCCTCTCATTCTTGAGTTGTTTCACAGCTATTAGTGTTCCATCATTCAACATGCCCTTAAAGATGACACCGGAACCACCTCTCCCAATCTCTTGAGAGAAATTCTGTGTCGCAATGCAGATTTCTTTGTAAGAGAACCTTGCTGGCATTCTTGCTTCTTTTTTCAAGAGGAAATTGCTCACACTTTAGAGCTCTATTTTTCCACAAGACAATGACAACAATGAGAGCAGAAATGAAGATTGTAATGATACGAATGTTTGAAAACAGCAGATCCTTATGATGTTTGACATTTTTTCCAGTTGCAGTTTGTTGAGGAGAAAGGGGTTCTCGTGACAGAGGAGGAATTGAATCAGAATAAACTCTCACCTTAAGATATGCTGATGAAACAACATTGCTTTTAGAAATCTAGTCAGCTTTGATGGAGAGGACCTCAGAAGGCAAATAGCACTGCCCAACTCGAAGCATCATAGTCATATGCAAAGAAAGCAGCTTGGCAAGAGGCATTTCTAGAACACGCCTCCCTGCATTCATGTAGCTCTCCAATGTCACGCACTGCCAATTGTGAGTCCACATAACTGAAATAAGAAAGATCCCTGAAACTCACAAGCTGGCATTGATCTTGTGATGACGATGAGCCACTCTGATGACATCCAAGTTGTGGGGATTGAGTGTCCAAAGGAGCGAAGTAAGCCACACCATCCAGTGCTTTTGGACACGAACATTGTCCTTCTTTGCAGACACCATATCTCCCACATTTAAGAGGGAGTTGGCACAAATCACTATTGTATGTGAAATAAAAAACGACCCTCCATCCTTGTAACATCCAGCTCTAAATTCTTAAACCTCCATCAGGATCCAACCTTAAGAAATCAGATGGTTGGTGCCACTGTGTTTCAGCCAAGGTGAAGGTGGAGGTCACATTGCCAGTCAAAAACACAAGTACCACCTGCCGGCCTTAAAGTCTAGATATTGCAGTAAGTCAGTGGAAGTAGCAGTTTCACTAGCTTCTTTCACAAGAAAGAGGTGTGGAACTGAGATATCTGTATGAATGAATGCAGTTAAAATACCAAAAGATATTGATAGAGAGAACAGATCATTGCCCATGTTTGGGTCAGCCAGACTTGAAATGAGACTCTGGCCATGCCTGAGTACTTGTCCCCGAAGAAGTGAATTGGTTGGATGATCAGAAGATTGCCAAATATTTGCATTAGAGCTGTTGAAGAGAACTAGGTTTGGCCTTCCACTAATGCTCATACCAACGACAGTCTCATTAGAGTTGTCACTTGACCATATGTCTTTTCCTTCCGagtcaatcaaaaccaaacctCCAGGGGAAAATTGCTACATTGCATTCTCTCCGACTAGGTTGTTACGGTTAGCTGACCATGCTACATGAGGTGGTATCCTCCCAGTGGTCTCGATGAGGATGATCCCAAACTCACATGAAGCACCATTTGCCAACCGACAGAAGAAGCTGCAGCCATAATCGAGTTTGTGGCCCATCAGGTTATCTCCGCTTCCATTTAGAAGTATCAAACGTGCAAAGAAGCCATCAGAGAACTGCAATGTGGAAAAAGATTCATTGCTATTGATCCAGAATACAGTGGAAACACTGTCAGCGAGATAGATGGTAAGGTTATCAGCAGATGCAAGCTTAGAACTGAAGATGGAGATTCCAAAGAGTACAAGGAAAATGTAGCAGGCCATTAGTTGAAAATTTTTGATCCTCTACTCGATGTATGCCATATATGGAACTGCTCAAGTGTTTTAATAGTTTTCTACAGGAATAAATATCAGTATCTATCTCTAAGGAATATGCCGCCTAGAGGTAACTTCAAACAAGGGCAACTAGATATCAGATATGGCAGTTGGCAagtgaatttattttttggtttccaTATTAACTGGGAGAATATGTGGGGCCAATTAACAAAGTTCTTGACCTATACCTATTACCATCTAATTCAGAAAGCAGGATGCTATTTCTTTATTCTCTCAATTGAAGAGCATTACTTAAATGCATGGCATCATTCTCTTGCTGGAAATCTTGTTGTTATGCTCAGCAATCACTCTTAATCCCTCAGAACAAGAAACTGACAGTCTACGACAAATCAGAAGAAGAttggaagagaaaaggaaagaaataaacatatttgaaatccataaaaagaaaaattatcagAGGCTTCTACGATGCCCTAAGCGGGGTCAGGACTTATTGTGATAGAAAAACACTCCAACCTGACAAATACTGACTTCAACATTCAATAAAATCCAAGAGTTGAAAACAACCTCCAAACAAGACTAAAATAGGATTAAAATCATTGTCAAATTTCCATTGAGACATTTTTCAATATGAATTATGTGCACAAATgaagtttttataaaatcatCTAGAATGATTACATTTTAAGCTATCTTGCAGTCAATAAAAGATTTTAACATCTGATAAATAATATTCTTTGATTCACTAAAGTTAAAGAAAAAGAGCAGAataataaatgcaaaaaaaaaaaaacaaaaacaaaaacaaaaaaacaaacaaacaaacattctatgcttaatgcaatcctagTTCAAAATTATGCATTAAACATGATCAGAAGTAGCTAACGTTCATTGAAAACCAgtattgccaaaaataaaacaatgcaaATAAGatcattttcttaaatattttgaatcatGATAAATTATTGGTTGAATTATGTAATCTTGATTTACTATTTTCAATAACCTTTGCATTCCAAAAAGATGAGAGAATGAAGTTCCTAGatgtttgttgattttttaatatgatcAGAAAAGAATTGATTAAGTCCAGATAGCTCACAAAAAAGTTCAACACAACATAGACCTTTGATTGTAATCTAACTACTGATTTTAGAAACTGCTCCTTCGAAGCATTTAGGTCTCCTCCTGTTGtcatttcttttgaattccaGGAACTTAGCTTCCATGGAAGAATTCGATTAGGGTACTTTCTgataaacaaaatcataaaatacaccAAGTTAGTTTATGAAGCAACCAAGGGTCTTTTACACTGAATACATGGTTTCTAATGGAATTATTTGTTGGTATGACATGACGGGAGCATGTCTATCATGCACTTGGAAGCTTATTAAGAGGGTTCATGATCTCAACGAATTTAGGGATGTTGTAACTCGAGGTGCACTCAAGACACATATTTCAATTGCAGGTTGGCATGTCCCTGCACATCCTAATCATTTAATTGGTTaaaaccatttatttatttcgtTCACAAAAATGGAGTAGCTATATCAGATATACAATCATATTGTATTCTCGTGTGGAAGActataaaagttatatataccAAGTAAAACCATTCTATACAAGAGACTAAGAGGTGTTTCGTTAATGACTAAACTAGTAAACCAGCTTAAACCAACACCTTAACAAAACACTCCACATGGTATTGGGTTTATTCgatcaaatttttcaaaagatttaattgattaaatattaattgcTAATTTgctattaaaaattatcaatattaacaaaaaaatttcattaatcaaGAGCTATAATGTTAATCCTAAAATGTTTATATTAATCAGTTAGTACTAATAAAGTTAAAAGAGTTTAATCAACTTCATACAAtagttttccataaaaaaaaaaggtttcaaACACCAAATCCCAGAGACCAAAAAATCTAGATTCTTTTAATACCCATCTAAACATATCCTAAAGATATTTAGGAGATTCTTGGTGGAAAAATATACATTAATTCACAGTTTCAGCACAGGTATTATTTCATGGAGTGATGATATGTAAAGCAAAAATAGAAATGGCATAGGCATGAGTCTGGTTTAAAATGTTCAGGTAAAGATAAAACATCCACAGGATGCTTCCCATGGCAATGAATCTTTATGGGGAgagataaaatttataaattctttAAAGAGACAACACAACCTTGTTATTTGAAGGAACCATGAACATGGTAAAAGTAAGCTTACCATGTTCATGAATATGCAACCGATTCTAATGTAAGTTACTACAACACCATCTAATCAACAGCTTTTTTGAGAACAATGCCATCCCTATGGAAGTGGAAATGTTATTCCCAACCTAAAGAAAATTAAGTAGACACCAAGCTAATTTTTCTATTCATAATAATGGATATTTCACATTGCTTGCAACAGCATTCATAACAACAGCGACAACCTGAATAATGCATTTTCATTCTCTTGTACTCAACTTTAATGACTTCTGCATTATTAAAGCATAAGAAAAATGTATTTACGGCTACAGATACTTATgtgattaatatattaatggCAAAGACTTGATGAAATTACGAAATTGCACATATGAATAGATTTAAGAGctgatctttttatttttataaaaattaaattaagaaaaaggaGGTAAGATTAACTAATGGAAGCAAACATTATATGAAGAATGAATATGGCCACATAACATCAGCAAGGAACACAATGAAAAGGTTACCTTCCTGTCAATCTCAAGACAAACACCTTTGAGATATTTGTTCTTGCTCATCAGAATGCTGCTTCAGTGCTCTAGCAATCATCATTGGAACTCCAAATTCCTTATCATCATCCTTTCAACTTCTCACAGAGTACCAATTACCAAAGTTGGTTTCCTTCCAGCGGTTTCCTATTTCCTGTTCTGTTTTTTTTTGACACCCCCATCTTGAACAGGATGCTTGCTCTAAATCATTTAGGAGTCCTCACTGATGAAATTTGCAGCTCATTCGCCCCATATCAGGTAATTAACAAGCTTCCCAACATTCATCAGATTAGACTCCATCAACATATTGCCAACCACCAATTTCCCACACATCTGGTTCCACTGCATTCTGCTTTGCCAGACCACAAAGAGCTGCTCTGAATGACATCGTACCACCCTCACAATCCAATCCTTTCACAAACCTTCTAACACTCCCTGCTCCTGGCACAAACCCCTTAAACATCATCTCATCCAAAATTGCCATTGCCTCTCCAAATTCCCCAGATTCACACAAACCATCAAACAGTGTCCTATATGAAACCACATCCGGCCTACACTCCCTTCTCGGCATATCCTCAAACAGGTCAAGTGCATCCCTCCACCTCTTCTCCTTGCAAAACCCagcaataattgtattataGCTGAAAACATCTGCCTTGCACCCATTCTTCTCCATCTCATTCAACGCCTCAAAAACAGCATCAAACTCCTTGTCCTCACAAAACCCAGCAATCATGGCATTATAAGTGACAATATCCGGCTTGACACCATTGGTCTTCATCTCTTCAAGAATCCCAACCACTTCTCCCTTCCGGCCAACCCGAAATAGCGCCCGGATTATTGTCGAATACACTGCAGAATCCAAGTTGAGTGCTTGATCCAACAACATCTCATTCTTGAGCTCTAAAGCCAATTCCAACTTTTCACTCTTGCAAAGAGCTTTGATCAAAGAcgtgtatatatacacattggGCTTTATATCAAAGGATTTAAGCATTTCATCTTTCACCATGAAAGCGTCGTCGAGCTTCAAATCAGCGCAAAGAGCGGAGATCAAAGTCCCGAACGTGGCAACACTGGGCTGGATGCTCCTCTCacgcatttcatcaaacagagTCCGTGCATCATGCAGCGACGTGCAAGCTCGAAGGAGGATGTTGTAAGTGCAAGCATCTGGGGTGACCCCAAGCTCGGTCGAGCCAAGAGCGCGGTGGAGTTCGCGCACGCCGGCGAAGTCACGGCATGAGAGGAGGGCGTGGAGGAGGGTGTTGAAAGAGCGAGAGGTGCGAGTGCAGCGGAAGGAGGGAATGCGGTCGTACGCACGAAGGGCGGCTGCGGGCATGCGTGCGCGGCCGTAGAAGGAGATGATGGAGCAGAAGAGGGGCTCTCTGGGGGTGAAGCGGGTCTCGCGCTGCATCTGGTCGAGGATCACTTCCATCTCCGGGAACATGCGCGCGCGGCCGAGCTTGCAGATGATGAGGTCGTAGGCGCGGGCGCTGTAGCGAAAGGGCCTTCGATTGGAAGTGGAACtcgggttagggttttggaagAGATGGAAGGCACGGTTGGGATCCTCCTCGAGACGGAGGCGTGAGAGCAGCCGGAACGGCGATGTCTTTGGCAGGGCTGCCGCCATTATCGCCGGAGAGAACAGAGGAGAAGCTTCGGTCTGGTATTCCGGAGGTAGCAGTGCTTTAACCTAAACCAGTGTTCAGTTGTAGGCTACCCGTAGCCCGTTCCCCGCTGCCcgccaaagttttttttttggcaaaagaGAGCTACAAGTagctaaagaaaacaaagcaaacttAGAAAGAAGGGAGGGAAGCCGAGCAGACATCTTCGAGCCAGCGAGGCCAGTCACGTCCTTGAATAAAAAGAGGAACTTGAGGATTTCCAAGGCCATAGTGGGCAAGCCGATCAGCAACAATATTAAGGTCGCGCGGGACGTGATCAAAGGGGAAGTCTGCCCATGAATTTGCAAAGCAATTGATGGATCTGATGATGGATGAGAGTCTCCAAACAGTAAGATTGTTGAAGTTGTTTATAAGCTGGATGGCACGGCAGCAATCAGTGAAAAGCGTGGTAGGAACCCAGTTGTTGGCAGAACAAAGCTCCAAAGCACGAAGAATGGCTCACAATTCAGCTTCAAGGGGAGATGAGCAAAGCAAGTCACCAGCAGCACCTGCAAGCAGAACAACCATTTGATTAGTATAGATAATAAATCCATAACCAGCCATACCTGTCATAGCATCCCAAGCAGCATCAGTGGAGACAATAATGGAATAGTGGGGCCTGCGagaagaaataaattttttcatgccAAGCAGGGCATTAGCAGTGAAGTAGTCAAGCACTCTAGCCCAGGCCAAATGGGGGATTCGGTTGAAATTTGGGGGTTGATGGCGAAAGACTAGGAAACATCTGACAGTCCAGATTTGCCAAGTAGTGGTTGCAATAATGGCTCTGGCAAATAGAGCATTAATGTGAAGAGGGAAGCCAGAGGTGAGCCAAGAGCCATTTGCAAGCTGGGTAGAAGAAAGGTGTTGGAGGCCCAACCAATTGAGGATAGTGGTCCAACAGCTAGCAGAATAACGACATAACCAGATCAAATGATTTGCATTCTCAGAGTGAATGCCATAGAAGTGACACAAAGTTGCAGGGCCAATGttcaagttatataaataatccCCAGTGGGTAGTTTTCCATGTGCCAATTTCCAGAGGAACACCTTAGTTTTAGGGGCAACCTTAAGAGACCAGATGCGAGACCAGCCAGGCCAAGCACAATGAAGAGGGTCTCCAGAATTAAGGAAGCCATAAACAACAGCCCTGAGTAGAAGGATGGTTAGAGCAGGGCCCCAAACCCAATCATTTTTCACAGTAGAGTCAAAAACCACATCATTAAGCACAATACGAGTCAAATCAGTTCCAAAGAAATCAATGTAAGCTCTACGGTTAAAAGTGTCATTTGAAACAAGTGAGTTAACAATAAGGTTATCAATGGAGTGAATATTGAAAAATGTTGGTTTGTGACTAAGTGGGAGATCCAAAACCCATGGATCATCCCAAGCATTGAGTGAGGCCAGGGATtacaaacaatgaaatgaaagttgggtttgagaatatttaaagtttttaaaatagcTTTGTGAAAACTAGAAACACCCGACAATGAATCATTATTCCAAATGCGCccaatttttgatatttatgagtaaaaaaatagaaacccGGACCTTGTCTTCCTTGTTggcaatagaaaaaaatatgtttggcaAGAAGAGCAAGTCCGACCTTTCTAAGATTACGGAGGCCTAAACCCCCCTCGACTTTGTCAAGGGTAACAGAGTGCCAACCAATAGAATGGAATCCAAATGATCCGTGCCTTGCCTACCCCATAGAAATTTACGAGCCAACTTGGAGATAGAATCCGAATTGAGTCGGGAATATAGAATAAGGAGAGATAGTAAATAGGAAGGGAAAAGATATTAGAGTTGAGGAGGATGATACGACCGGCTTGGGATATATGATTGTGACTCCAATTGTTGATAGAAGAAGCGCTTTTACAAACCCGGATGTTGAAAATGATTCACAGAAAGACGAGAAGGAGCAATCGGGGCTCCCAAATAAGTGAAAGGGAAAGACcctagtttaatgtttaaaatgaCAGCTATAGATTTGGAGACACGTTCATCGAACCAACTAGGCAGGGTAAATTGCGGATTTGTTGAGGTTCGGCCTTTGCCCAAGAAGAGAACTATAGAGATTTAGGCAAAATAAAATGTTTCGCCGAGATTCTAGAAGCCTTGGTAATAAGTATTAAGTTGTCGGCAAAACATGAGATGATTAACTTTTTTAGGCAGAGAAGGATCGAAACCAAAGAGGAAATTTGTGTGAAGAGCATGGTTGAGGATCATAGAAAGATTTTTGAGTGACCGAGGAGGAAAAGAAGAGGTGAGATGGGATCTCCCTGTCTCACACCTCTAGAACTAGAGATCCAACCACTAGGTTTGCCATTAATAAGGAAGGAGAAGGAGGCAGAGGATAAACAAGACCCAATCCAGCGGATCCAAATCTCAAGAAAGCACATTCTACGGAGGGTTGCAAGGATTGAATTCCATTCAACAGTATCAAAAAGCTTTTTTTCAATATCTACTttgattaacatcctagggggttAAATCTCTCGGGCTCCAAAGAGTGAGCCATCTATTGAACGAGCAAGGATGTTATCAAAGGTAGACCTACCCGCTAGAAAGCCCGATCGCTCATTGCCAATTAATTTAGGGAGAACTTTTTTGAGCCtttcaaactaaaaatttttagtGATAATCTTATAACAGACGTTGCAAAAGAGAAATAGGGCGGAAATCGTAAAACTTTTGAGGATGATCAATTTTGGGAATAAGAGCAACGTAGGTTTTTACCCTCGTGAATTGGGAATTTTTAGCGATCATAAAAAAAGTGGGAGATAGCATTGAAAAGGTGTTCACCCGTAATATTCTAATAGAAAATgtaaaattcaacattaaacCCATCCCGGGCGGGAGACTTGCCTCATGGCATGGACCTAAGGGTTCGAAGACCTCCCCTTGGTGACGAGGCTTGACTAAGTCATCCTTGTCATCGGACTCAAATGAGGGAAAGTCATCCCAGCAGGAGGCAAACAAATGATCCAAAGAGACAGAGGAGGTGGACGCCCAAAGTTTgcgataaaaaaattaagaaattcatGTTCCGGATCATCATTAGAAGTAAGAATGTTACCAAAGAATGTCTCTAATGGAGTGAATTCGGATTTGACTCGACGGATTTTGACACTACGGTGGAAGAAAGCGGAATTGAATCGCCATGACAGAGCCAAAGCATTCGCGCACTGGGCCCGTGATATAGTGTTTTGACGCAGGAGGACAGAGAGCCTATTACGAAGAGCACGGAGCCAGATTGAATACCAAGGGTCGGGGCGAGTGATATCTCGCTCCTCAACCTCTTTGATTTCTAATTCCGAGTTAGCAATCTCGTAATCAATTGGTCTCATACCGCAGTCTTCCAAGAAAGAATGTTTCGCTTTAGTATTAACAATACAATGGTGAAAAGAATGCATGGGGGAGGAGATGTCAACAGAATCAAAAGCTTTGACAATGTTATCATGACAACTATGATAGTCAAGCCAAACATTATCAAACcgaaaacatgatttttttagaGGGAGTGTAAGGATTGGCAGTGAGCAAGAGCGGGGAATGATCTGAGCAAAGGCGTACGGAAGATGCCGATTcacaacaaaaagcaaaaagagG
Coding sequences within it:
- the LOC120254600 gene encoding putative pentatricopeptide repeat-containing protein At1g53330, which produces MAAALPKTSPFRLLSRLRLEEDPNRAFHLFQNPNPSSTSNRRPFRYSARAYDLIICKLGRARMFPEMEVILDQMQRETRFTPREPLFCSIISFYGRARMPAAALRAYDRIPSFRCTRTSRSFNTLLHALLSCRDFAGVRELHRALGSTELGVTPDACTYNILLRACTSLHDARTLFDEMRERSIQPSVATFGTLISALCADLKLDDAFMVKDEMLKSFDIKPNVYIYTSLIKALCKSEKLELALELKNEMLLDQALNLDSAVYSTIIRALFRVGRKGEVVGILEEMKTNGVKPDIVTYNAMIAGFCEDKEFDAVFEALNEMEKNGCKADVFSYNTIIAGFCKEKRWRDALDLFEDMPRRECRPDVVSYRTLFDGLCESGEFGEAMAILDEMMFKGFVPGAGSVRRFVKGLDCEGGTMSFRAALCGLAKQNAVEPDVWEIGGWQYVDGV